The genomic window AAGAAAAAGAGGTTATAAAGATAAGAAAGTGTTAGAGAATGTTCAGGCAGAAATATTGGATGTATGTTTATGTGAGAGTAAAGGAAAAGTTTATGAAATAGATACAACTAATAGAGATGTGGAAGATATCGTTAATGAGATAATAGAAGCTATAAAAGAAGGTAAAGAGAGAAAAGGGATAGTTGATTGGTTAAGCAAATATTATGAATATTTGGAGATATGAATTAGATAGTAGAAAGATTTTTATATGAAAAGCTTAAATAGAGATTCAAACTATTTTGTGAGGGATGATGAAACATCGATGTGCTGATGTATATGATGAACACGCCCTTCACTGACCTAATTTTCTATGTATTTAAAATTTTTGTTATTTGTTTCTCTATTTATAATAAAAAATATAAGGGAGGGGTAATACTATGGATGTAAATAAAGCCATTAGAACCGCTGTAGATACAGGTAAGGTTATTCTTGGATCAAGAAGAACTTTAAAATATCTCAAACACGGGGAAGGTAAGCTTGTTATAATAGCAGGAAATGTTCCAAAAGAGTTGGAAGAAGATGTTAAGTATTATGCAAAACTCTCAAATATTCCTGTTTATCAGCATAATCTCACATCTCTTGAACTTGGTGCTGTTTGTGGTAAGCCTTTCCCTGTGTCAACACTCTTGATAATTGATGAGGGATTATCAAATATCATGGATGTTTTGAAAGGTGATGAATAATGGGAAAGCTTAGATTAACTACTGAAGAGATTATGAAAATGGGATTTTTTGAAAAAATTGCTAATGTTCCTATTTTAGATTGTGTAATTACTGATGAGAGAGTAGCTTTTATTGTAAAAGA from Methanocaldococcus villosus KIN24-T80 includes these protein-coding regions:
- a CDS encoding 50S ribosomal protein L30e produces the protein MDVNKAIRTAVDTGKVILGSRRTLKYLKHGEGKLVIIAGNVPKELEEDVKYYAKLSNIPVYQHNLTSLELGAVCGKPFPVSTLLIIDEGLSNIMDVLKGDE